A portion of the Bubalus kerabau isolate K-KA32 ecotype Philippines breed swamp buffalo chromosome 1, PCC_UOA_SB_1v2, whole genome shotgun sequence genome contains these proteins:
- the LOC129619503 gene encoding olfactory receptor 10T2-like, producing the protein MDNWMEFQLLPNIRDLIFPTSDDNCVPYIRSLTELSYSISSAFSCQVPEKQQENATWLVTEFLLVGFSNLPDLRTTLFALFFLTYLVTLSGNVTIITVIHADRTLHTPMYRFLAALSLSETCYTLVTIPNMLARLWMENQAISISGCWAQMFFFLGLGCSHCFLLTLMGYDRYVAICRPLRYSVIMRPTVCLCLGALVFCSGFSVASIETSLIFSSRFCRSNRVEHFFCDIAPVLKLSCTESVSKALAIFFLSILVVLISFLLILLSYAFIVAALLRIPSAAGRSKAFSTCAAHLTVVIVHFGCASIIYLRPESGGNPDQDRLVAVFYTAVTPLLNPVVYTLRNKEVRVALRRILARSHPSVPHRYF; encoded by the exons CTGCTGCCCAACATACGGGATCTTATTTTCCCAACCAGCGACGACAACTgcgtcccctacatt CGGAGCCTTACTGAATTGTCCTATTCCatttcctctgctttctcctgCCAGGTTCCTGAGAAGCAGCAGGAAAATGCCACCTGGCTGGTGACAGAGTTTTTGCTGGTGGGTTTCTCCAACCTCCCAGACCTGAGGACCACCCTCTTTGCACTGTTCTTCCTCACATACCTGGTTACCCTCAGCGGCAACGTGACCATCATCACCGTCATCCACGCGGACCGGACCCTGCACACGCCCATGTACCGCTTCCTGGCGGCGCTGTCCCTCTCCGAGACCTGCTACACGCTGGTCACCATCCCCAACATGCTGGCTCGTCTGTGGATGGAGAACCAGGCCATCTCTATCTCTGGCTGTTGGGCTCAGATGTTCTTCTTCCTGGGCCTGGGATGCAGTCACTGCTTCCTCCTCACTCTGATGGGTTACGACCGCTACGTGGCCATCTGCCGCCCTCTGCGCTATTCGGTGATCATGAGACCCACGGTTTGCCTCTGTCTGGGAGCCCTGGTTTTCTGCTCCGGCTTCTCGGTGGCCTCCATCGAGACAAGCCTGATCTTCTCCTCGCGCTTCTGCCGCAGCAACCGGGTGGAGCACTTCTTCTGCGACATCGCCCCCGTCCTGAAGCTCAGTTGCACGGAAAGTGTCAGCAAAGCGCTGGCCATCTTCTTCCTGAGTATCCTCGTGGTATTAATCTCCTTCCTCCTTATCCTCCTCTCCTACGCCTTCATCGTGGCTGCCCTCCTGAGGATCCCCTCGGCCGCTGGCCGGAgcaaagccttctccacctgcgCTGCCCACCTCACCGTGGTCATAGTGCACTTCGGCTGCGCCTCCATCATCTACCTGAGGCCCGAGTCTGGAGGGAACCCAGACCAGGACCGCCTGGTGGCTGTGTTCTACACGGCGGTGACGCCGCTGCTGAACCCGGTGGTGTACACTTTGCGCAATAAGGAGGTGAGGGTGGCTCTGAGGAGGATCCTGGCCCGAAGCCac CCCTCTGTTCCCCATCGCTACTTCTGA